Proteins found in one Panicum hallii strain FIL2 chromosome 4, PHallii_v3.1, whole genome shotgun sequence genomic segment:
- the LOC112889825 gene encoding uncharacterized protein LOC112889825 isoform X2, with the protein MAGVPPPPRQLEVRRFAAARAGELRSLHAAISAHLDDGGGRFRQQPRSARRRTTGHLPSKRRRRGSGEDAAGTGEVGSAGEGSSAPRKLSRRVRRRRELAGNPAEGFSVAGDGARRLRTHLWHAKRFSMERQWGFILPVGAQGRGRGSRSVLKRLKNGTIVHDSSYFIPIELDGPEDSLLSILRMVLHPSPSDKTTDLKHLQDQVMRGVCYENAMLWDVGSPHSQIVGPVTYMWRPFSRENDKSETEGDLSTAHSFDEKSRSSLRRQLWIWIHPVALDDGLSAIRFACERQFQDSGGVVKCCSLEGKIARLEVMGCKAMRSLKKMLHPIKEVSVKGTVSSSKLVSLDKENEGLEDVVPNADEALSEVGNMLSSMWMHPGKHDIFLSDCRELWDSSQNINPPVAEEVLCTEKQRDRIKFFCLDSGNDQGQTTQEKDSFSRSCPVVLLKHAKKGMPSLGWSIILPLSWVKPFWLFLVSHGAHVIGLRERRWIATKFRMPCFPYDYPDSKAYESYMSKEAAAFDKAVECRPAAKRPPTVPVPPLWHCIMACFHNDDGILSGLEVDDLVRANIVSPKNSSVNSESGDAEPSQAKVASLQLRVPRTIQILRQYVKEFDMKYLSLSSDMVTHTDKPDLTSNVTIKMTCSVCLTRVLIRAFKEGSFEEGAVVCAPLPSDLPAWKIRSEEECVEKWELQLPQSHVSSYFSWFDPSIGSLQLPKDDAARDAFRWPIGFVTTGFVHGSNGQDAVAVAFCEAKLLAVLRRQQWAHENLQNRDICVLVRNARSAAYRRALATIILEHQESDLEFL; encoded by the exons ATGGCCggcgtcccgccgccgccgcggcagctcGAGGTGCGGCGCTTCGCGGCGGCCCGCGCCGGGGAGCTCAGGTCCCTGCACGCCGCAATCTCCGCTCACCTcgacgatggcggcggccgcTTCCGGCAGCAGCCacgctccgcgcgccgccgcaccACGGGGCACCTCCCcagcaagcgccgccgccgcgggagcgggGAGGACGCAGCCGGGACCGGAGAGGTGGGTTCCGCGGGGGAGGGGAGCTCCGCGCCTCGAAAGCTTTCGAGGAgggtgaggcggcggcgggagctcgcTGGCAACCCCGCGGAGGGTTTCTCCGTCGCTGGCGACGGCGCGCGGCGGCTGCGCACGCACCTGTGGCACGCCAAGAGGTTCTCCATGGAGAGGCAGTGGGGATTCATCTTGCCCGTCGGCGCCCAGGGGAG AGGGAGGGGTTCAAGGAGTGTTCTCAAGCGGCTGAAGAATGGCACAATTGTCCATGATTCTAGCTATTTCATTCCAATTGAGCTAGATGGTCCAGAG GACTCCTTGTTATCCATTCTCAGAATGGTTCTGCACCCTTCTCCTTCAGACAAAACAACTGATCTGAAGCATCTACAGGATCAAGTTATGCGAGGTGTTTGCTATGAGAATGCTATG CTTTGGGATGTTGGGAGTCCTCATTCTCAGATTGTTGGACCAGTAACATACATGTGGCGCCCATTCTCTAGAGAAAATGACAAGTCAGAGACTGAAGGAGATCTGTCCACTGCTCACAGCTTTGATGAAAAAAGCAGAAGTTCCTTACGACGCCAATTGTGGATATGGATCCATCCTGTTGCACTTGATGATGGGCTTAGTGCAATAAGATTTGCATGTGAGAGACAG TTTCAAGATTCTGGTGGTGTGGTCAAATGTTGCTCCTTAGAGGGAAAAATTGCAAGGCTGGAAGTCATGGGATGCAAGGCTATGCGATCTCTTAAGAAGATGTTGCATCCAATCAA GGAGGTGTCTGTCAAGGGAACAGTTTCTTCTTCTAAATTGGTCTCACTTGACAAGGAGAACGAAGGCTTGGAAGATGTAGTTCCAAATGCTGATGAGGCGCTATCTGAGGTCGGAAATATGTTGTCATCGATGTGGATGCACCCTGGAAAGCATGATATATTCCTTTCTGATTGTAGAGAACTGTGGGACTCCAGCCAAAACATAAATCCTCCTGTGGCAGAGGAGGTTCTTTGCACGGAGAAGCAACGTGACCGCATAAAGTTTTTCTGCCTGGATTCTGGAAATGATCAAGGGCAAACAACGCAAGAGAAGGATAGCTTCAGTCGATCCTGCCCGGTTGTTCTCCTGAAACATGCCAAAAAGGGAATGCCCTCTCTAGG GTGGTCTATCATTTTACCTTTGAGTTGGGTGAAACCTTTCTGGCTTTTTCTAGTATCTCATGGTGCACACGTAATTGGCCTAAGAGAGAGACGCTGGATTGCAACAAAG TTCAGAATGCCATGCTTTCCCTATGATTATCCAGACAGCAAAGCATATGAATCATATATGTCCAAGGAAGCTGCTGCTTTTGATAAAGCAGTTGAGTGCCGCCCTGCTGCCAAGAGACCTCCAACAGTTCCTGTGCCACCTTTATGGCACTGTATCATGGCTTGTTTTCACAATGATGATGGCATATTGAGTGGTCTTGAAGTAGATGACTTAGTGCGGGCTAATATCGTATCACCCAAAAATTCGTCCGTAAATTCCGAATCTGGAGATGCAGAACCATCACAAGCAAAAGTTGCATCCTTGCAACTTCGTGTGCCAAGAACCATCCAAATATTGAGACAATATGTGAAAGAATTTGATATGAAATATCTGAGTTTGTCATCTGACATGGTAACACATACTGATAAACCTGACTTAACTTCCAATGTCACCATCAAAATGACTTGTTCCGTATGCCTTACAAGAGTTCTGATCCGAGCTTTCAAGGAAGGTTCTTTTGAAGAGGGTGCTGTTGTTTGTGCCCCATTACCTTCAGATCTTCCTGCTTGGAAAATAAG ATCAGAAGAGGAATGCGTAGAAAAATGGGAACTCCAGCTCCCTCAGTCCCATGTTAGTTCCTATTTCTCTTGGTTCGACCCTAGCATCGGCAGCCTTCAATTGCCCAAAGATGATGCCGCACGGGATGCATTCCGGTGGCCAATAGGCTTTGTTACTACTGGTTTCGTCCATGGAAG TAATGGACAAGATGCTGTTGCAGTTGCATTCTGTGAGGCGAAGCTTCTTGCAGTGCTGAGGCGACAGCAATGGGCGCATGAAAACTTGCAGAACAGAGATATCTGTGTCCTTGTCAGGAATGCAAGATCAGCAGCATACCGACGAGCGCTGGCGACAATCATCCTGGAACATCAAGAGTCAGACCTAGAATTTCTGTAG
- the LOC112889825 gene encoding uncharacterized protein C05D11.9 isoform X1 yields MAGVPPPPRQLEVRRFAAARAGELRSLHAAISAHLDDGGGRFRQQPRSARRRTTGHLPSKRRRRGSGEDAAGTGEVGSAGEGSSAPRKLSRRVRRRRELAGNPAEGFSVAGDGARRLRTHLWHAKRFSMERQWGFILPVGAQGRGRGSRSVLKRLKNGTIVHDSSYFIPIELDGPEDSLLSILRMVLHPSPSDKTTDLKHLQDQVMRGVCYENAMLWDVGSPHSQIVGPVTYMWRPFSRENDKSETEGDLSTAHSFDEKSRSSLRRQLWIWIHPVALDDGLSAIRFACERQFQDSGGVVKCCSLEGKIARLEVMGCKAMRSLKKMLHPIKASKINMVPDTNHKSTSTDTSPDSSTVPHLLEASIIDHAEILQPGAILSMIVHDPREVSVKGTVSSSKLVSLDKENEGLEDVVPNADEALSEVGNMLSSMWMHPGKHDIFLSDCRELWDSSQNINPPVAEEVLCTEKQRDRIKFFCLDSGNDQGQTTQEKDSFSRSCPVVLLKHAKKGMPSLGWSIILPLSWVKPFWLFLVSHGAHVIGLRERRWIATKFRMPCFPYDYPDSKAYESYMSKEAAAFDKAVECRPAAKRPPTVPVPPLWHCIMACFHNDDGILSGLEVDDLVRANIVSPKNSSVNSESGDAEPSQAKVASLQLRVPRTIQILRQYVKEFDMKYLSLSSDMVTHTDKPDLTSNVTIKMTCSVCLTRVLIRAFKEGSFEEGAVVCAPLPSDLPAWKIRSEEECVEKWELQLPQSHVSSYFSWFDPSIGSLQLPKDDAARDAFRWPIGFVTTGFVHGSNGQDAVAVAFCEAKLLAVLRRQQWAHENLQNRDICVLVRNARSAAYRRALATIILEHQESDLEFL; encoded by the exons ATGGCCggcgtcccgccgccgccgcggcagctcGAGGTGCGGCGCTTCGCGGCGGCCCGCGCCGGGGAGCTCAGGTCCCTGCACGCCGCAATCTCCGCTCACCTcgacgatggcggcggccgcTTCCGGCAGCAGCCacgctccgcgcgccgccgcaccACGGGGCACCTCCCcagcaagcgccgccgccgcgggagcgggGAGGACGCAGCCGGGACCGGAGAGGTGGGTTCCGCGGGGGAGGGGAGCTCCGCGCCTCGAAAGCTTTCGAGGAgggtgaggcggcggcgggagctcgcTGGCAACCCCGCGGAGGGTTTCTCCGTCGCTGGCGACGGCGCGCGGCGGCTGCGCACGCACCTGTGGCACGCCAAGAGGTTCTCCATGGAGAGGCAGTGGGGATTCATCTTGCCCGTCGGCGCCCAGGGGAG AGGGAGGGGTTCAAGGAGTGTTCTCAAGCGGCTGAAGAATGGCACAATTGTCCATGATTCTAGCTATTTCATTCCAATTGAGCTAGATGGTCCAGAG GACTCCTTGTTATCCATTCTCAGAATGGTTCTGCACCCTTCTCCTTCAGACAAAACAACTGATCTGAAGCATCTACAGGATCAAGTTATGCGAGGTGTTTGCTATGAGAATGCTATG CTTTGGGATGTTGGGAGTCCTCATTCTCAGATTGTTGGACCAGTAACATACATGTGGCGCCCATTCTCTAGAGAAAATGACAAGTCAGAGACTGAAGGAGATCTGTCCACTGCTCACAGCTTTGATGAAAAAAGCAGAAGTTCCTTACGACGCCAATTGTGGATATGGATCCATCCTGTTGCACTTGATGATGGGCTTAGTGCAATAAGATTTGCATGTGAGAGACAG TTTCAAGATTCTGGTGGTGTGGTCAAATGTTGCTCCTTAGAGGGAAAAATTGCAAGGCTGGAAGTCATGGGATGCAAGGCTATGCGATCTCTTAAGAAGATGTTGCATCCAATCAA AGCAAGCAAAATTAACATGGTACCTGATACAAATCATAAATCCACATCAACTGATACTTCCCCGGATTCCTCTACTGTCCCTCATCTTTTGGAAGCATCCATTATTGATCATGCTGAGATTCTTCAGCCTGGTGCTATACTATCCATGATAGTTCATGACCCCAGGGAGGTGTCTGTCAAGGGAACAGTTTCTTCTTCTAAATTGGTCTCACTTGACAAGGAGAACGAAGGCTTGGAAGATGTAGTTCCAAATGCTGATGAGGCGCTATCTGAGGTCGGAAATATGTTGTCATCGATGTGGATGCACCCTGGAAAGCATGATATATTCCTTTCTGATTGTAGAGAACTGTGGGACTCCAGCCAAAACATAAATCCTCCTGTGGCAGAGGAGGTTCTTTGCACGGAGAAGCAACGTGACCGCATAAAGTTTTTCTGCCTGGATTCTGGAAATGATCAAGGGCAAACAACGCAAGAGAAGGATAGCTTCAGTCGATCCTGCCCGGTTGTTCTCCTGAAACATGCCAAAAAGGGAATGCCCTCTCTAGG GTGGTCTATCATTTTACCTTTGAGTTGGGTGAAACCTTTCTGGCTTTTTCTAGTATCTCATGGTGCACACGTAATTGGCCTAAGAGAGAGACGCTGGATTGCAACAAAG TTCAGAATGCCATGCTTTCCCTATGATTATCCAGACAGCAAAGCATATGAATCATATATGTCCAAGGAAGCTGCTGCTTTTGATAAAGCAGTTGAGTGCCGCCCTGCTGCCAAGAGACCTCCAACAGTTCCTGTGCCACCTTTATGGCACTGTATCATGGCTTGTTTTCACAATGATGATGGCATATTGAGTGGTCTTGAAGTAGATGACTTAGTGCGGGCTAATATCGTATCACCCAAAAATTCGTCCGTAAATTCCGAATCTGGAGATGCAGAACCATCACAAGCAAAAGTTGCATCCTTGCAACTTCGTGTGCCAAGAACCATCCAAATATTGAGACAATATGTGAAAGAATTTGATATGAAATATCTGAGTTTGTCATCTGACATGGTAACACATACTGATAAACCTGACTTAACTTCCAATGTCACCATCAAAATGACTTGTTCCGTATGCCTTACAAGAGTTCTGATCCGAGCTTTCAAGGAAGGTTCTTTTGAAGAGGGTGCTGTTGTTTGTGCCCCATTACCTTCAGATCTTCCTGCTTGGAAAATAAG ATCAGAAGAGGAATGCGTAGAAAAATGGGAACTCCAGCTCCCTCAGTCCCATGTTAGTTCCTATTTCTCTTGGTTCGACCCTAGCATCGGCAGCCTTCAATTGCCCAAAGATGATGCCGCACGGGATGCATTCCGGTGGCCAATAGGCTTTGTTACTACTGGTTTCGTCCATGGAAG TAATGGACAAGATGCTGTTGCAGTTGCATTCTGTGAGGCGAAGCTTCTTGCAGTGCTGAGGCGACAGCAATGGGCGCATGAAAACTTGCAGAACAGAGATATCTGTGTCCTTGTCAGGAATGCAAGATCAGCAGCATACCGACGAGCGCTGGCGACAATCATCCTGGAACATCAAGAGTCAGACCTAGAATTTCTGTAG
- the LOC112889825 gene encoding uncharacterized protein C05D11.9 isoform X3 codes for MAGVPPPPRQLEVRRFAAARAGELRSLHAAISAHLDDGGGRFRQQPRSARRRTTGHLPSKRRRRGSGEDAAGTGEVGSAGEGSSAPRKLSRRVRRRRELAGNPAEGFSVAGDGARRLRTHLWHAKRFSMERQWGFILPVGAQGRGRGSRSVLKRLKNGTIVHDSSYFIPIELDGPEDSLLSILRMVLHPSPSDKTTDLKHLQDQVMRGVCYENAMLWDVGSPHSQIVGPVTYMWRPFSRENDKSETEGDLSTAHSFDEKSRSSLRRQLWIWIHPVALDDGLSAIRFACERQFQDSGGVVKCCSLEGKIARLEVMGCKAMRSLKKMLHPIKASKINMVPDTNHKSTSTDTSPDSSTVPHLLEASIIDHAEILQPGAILSMIVHDPREVSVKGTVSSSKLVSLDKENEGLEDVVPNADEALSEVGNMLSSMWMHPGKHDIFLSDCRELWDSSQNINPPVAEEVLCTEKQRDRIKFFCLDSGNDQGQTTQEKDSFSRSCPVVLLKHAKKGMPSLGWSIILPLSWVKPFWLFLVSHGAHVIGLRERRWIATKNAMLSL; via the exons ATGGCCggcgtcccgccgccgccgcggcagctcGAGGTGCGGCGCTTCGCGGCGGCCCGCGCCGGGGAGCTCAGGTCCCTGCACGCCGCAATCTCCGCTCACCTcgacgatggcggcggccgcTTCCGGCAGCAGCCacgctccgcgcgccgccgcaccACGGGGCACCTCCCcagcaagcgccgccgccgcgggagcgggGAGGACGCAGCCGGGACCGGAGAGGTGGGTTCCGCGGGGGAGGGGAGCTCCGCGCCTCGAAAGCTTTCGAGGAgggtgaggcggcggcgggagctcgcTGGCAACCCCGCGGAGGGTTTCTCCGTCGCTGGCGACGGCGCGCGGCGGCTGCGCACGCACCTGTGGCACGCCAAGAGGTTCTCCATGGAGAGGCAGTGGGGATTCATCTTGCCCGTCGGCGCCCAGGGGAG AGGGAGGGGTTCAAGGAGTGTTCTCAAGCGGCTGAAGAATGGCACAATTGTCCATGATTCTAGCTATTTCATTCCAATTGAGCTAGATGGTCCAGAG GACTCCTTGTTATCCATTCTCAGAATGGTTCTGCACCCTTCTCCTTCAGACAAAACAACTGATCTGAAGCATCTACAGGATCAAGTTATGCGAGGTGTTTGCTATGAGAATGCTATG CTTTGGGATGTTGGGAGTCCTCATTCTCAGATTGTTGGACCAGTAACATACATGTGGCGCCCATTCTCTAGAGAAAATGACAAGTCAGAGACTGAAGGAGATCTGTCCACTGCTCACAGCTTTGATGAAAAAAGCAGAAGTTCCTTACGACGCCAATTGTGGATATGGATCCATCCTGTTGCACTTGATGATGGGCTTAGTGCAATAAGATTTGCATGTGAGAGACAG TTTCAAGATTCTGGTGGTGTGGTCAAATGTTGCTCCTTAGAGGGAAAAATTGCAAGGCTGGAAGTCATGGGATGCAAGGCTATGCGATCTCTTAAGAAGATGTTGCATCCAATCAA AGCAAGCAAAATTAACATGGTACCTGATACAAATCATAAATCCACATCAACTGATACTTCCCCGGATTCCTCTACTGTCCCTCATCTTTTGGAAGCATCCATTATTGATCATGCTGAGATTCTTCAGCCTGGTGCTATACTATCCATGATAGTTCATGACCCCAGGGAGGTGTCTGTCAAGGGAACAGTTTCTTCTTCTAAATTGGTCTCACTTGACAAGGAGAACGAAGGCTTGGAAGATGTAGTTCCAAATGCTGATGAGGCGCTATCTGAGGTCGGAAATATGTTGTCATCGATGTGGATGCACCCTGGAAAGCATGATATATTCCTTTCTGATTGTAGAGAACTGTGGGACTCCAGCCAAAACATAAATCCTCCTGTGGCAGAGGAGGTTCTTTGCACGGAGAAGCAACGTGACCGCATAAAGTTTTTCTGCCTGGATTCTGGAAATGATCAAGGGCAAACAACGCAAGAGAAGGATAGCTTCAGTCGATCCTGCCCGGTTGTTCTCCTGAAACATGCCAAAAAGGGAATGCCCTCTCTAGG GTGGTCTATCATTTTACCTTTGAGTTGGGTGAAACCTTTCTGGCTTTTTCTAGTATCTCATGGTGCACACGTAATTGGCCTAAGAGAGAGACGCTGGATTGCAACAAAG AATGCCATGCTTTCCCTATGA
- the LOC112889823 gene encoding FBD-associated F-box protein At5g18780-like: protein MAIDSGGGGCGGRSGAKRQRVDEQGDRCEAVDEDAVPVDRISALPDELRQRILTHLPLKDAIRTGAVARGWRDLWKGRWEHRASLEVHLRSRDDPRRELDALAREPRPRRHLDRFSLVVDTCKLKSSELRRFIEYAAECRVEDLHVETRRRTLKGKLNFHLPLSSPLLARLSLRRIGISNMYYKGAQPFRALEVIRLHSVSIGHAPFTKMMALCPNLLTLDLRHCKCGDFFYSVAMPPNLRSLTVTYCDGIASVNFELVPSLRSFRYYGDFGEAPFSSLPLDTVLSDLDIWFTRSVSNQYIIKKFYNSLPKDLSGLNILTINYNALPVVSSMPSLNLHSLRELQLLMFEMEAANLADLYLFLKTCQCPNLERLFVQFLGFNYKSMEGSTDEVTEEPREDGLDNLLMVKFMNFNWCRAGVQLVSFLLRKASSLHKLLIVSPCVTPLDLPDVQEANLLLVKEALANGKIMLSKSDDAATQPYHSEHPF from the exons ATGGCGATcgactccggcggcggcggctgcggcggccgcaGCGGAGCGAAGAGGCAAAGAGTGGATGAGCAAGGGGACCGATGCGAAGCGGTGGACGAGGATGCGGTACCGGTGGACCGCATCTCGGCGCTGCCGGACGAGCTGCGGCAGCGCATCCTGACGCACCTCCCGCTCAAGGACGCCATCCGCACGGGGGCGGTCGCGCGCGGATGGCGCGACCTGTGGAAGGGCCGGTGGGAGCACCGCGCCTCCCTCGAGGTCCACCTCAGATCCCGCGACGACCCGCGGAGGGAGCTCGACGCGCTGGCGCGcgagccgcgcccgcgccgccaccTCGACCGCTTCTCCCTCGTCGTCGATACCTGCAAGCTCAAGTCCTCGGAGCTCCGGCGCTTCATCGAATACGCCGCCGAGTGCCGCGTCGAGGACCTGCACGTCGAGACGCGGAGGAGAACGCTCAAGGGCAAGCTCAACTTCCACCTGCCGCTGTCCAGCCCGCTCCTCGCGCGCCTCTCGCTCCGCCGCATCGGCATATCCAACATGTACTACAAGGGCGCCCAGCCGTTCCGCGCTCTCGAAGTCATTCGGCTCCACTCAGTCTCAATTGGCCATGCGCCTTTCACGAAAATGATGGCGCTGTGCCCCAACCTCCTCACTCTCGACCTGCGCCACTGCAAATGTGGCGACTTTTTCTACTCGGTGGCCATGCCGCCGAACCTGAGGAGTCTCACCGTCACGTACTGTGATGGGATCGCCAGTGTGAACTTTGAGCTTGTTCCTAGCTTGCGCTCCTTCCGCTACTACGGTGACTTCGGCGAAGCGCCCTTTTCATCCCTTCCACTGGACACTGTGCTTTCTGATCTTGATATTTGGTTTACTCGCTCAGTATCAAATCAGTACATTATCAAGAAGTTCTATAATTCTCTCCCGAAGGATTTATCGGGCCTCAACATCCTCACCATCAATTACAATGCCCTCCCG GTTGTATCTTCCATGCCCAGTCTCAACTTACACAGTTTGAGAGAACTACAGCTACTCATGTTCGAAATGGAAGCTGCCAACCTAGCTGACCTCTATTTGTTCCTCAAGACCTGCCAATGTCCGAATCTGGAGAGGCTCTTTGTGCAG TTCCTGGGATTTAATTATAAGTCCATGGAAGGTTCTACTGATGAGGTGACAGAAGAGCCACGGGAGGATGGCTTAGACAACCTTTTGATGGTAAAGTTCATGAACTTCAACTGGTGCCGTGCTGGGGTGCAGCTAGTGAGTTTTTTGTTGAGGAAAGCTAGTTCCCTGCATAAGCTGTTAATAGTCTCTCCCTGTGTCACTCCGCTGGATTTGCCTGATGTACAAGAAGCCAACCTTTTGCTTGTCAAAGAAGCTTTGGCCAATGGCAAGATAATGCTGAGTAAGTCTGATGATGCTGCAACTCAACCATACCATTCTGAGCACCCTTTTTGA
- the LOC112890225 gene encoding acyl-[acyl-carrier-protein] desaturase 4, chloroplastic-like, protein MPGLMTMMALAPSPLSVKRCFSSKETPGTTMLLLTKRSSSSSAHLLRRSWARGAATATATTAIRDEQELMQRLDEDGWVDRHLLPLLTPAEEAWQPADLLPSFSASADEQRSQVAELQARAAAVPDDLLVCLVGNMITEEGLPTYMSMGNRVAGASDATGCDGHAWARWLRGWTAEENRHGDLLNRYLYLCGRVDMRQVERTVHHLLRRGMRAIPRPSSPYHSLIYGAFQERATFVSHARTAGRASRHGDACLAKICGVIAADERRHEAGYTKASARAFETDPDGMVRALAAVMRAKVTMPGELMTDGRDERLFDHFSAVAQRSGVYTAADYGDMVEHFVRRWKVAELGADLSGEGRRAQDYVCGLPRKVRRMEELAHDRAAKMEAQSVSFSWVFDRPVRIR, encoded by the coding sequence ATGCCGGGGCTCATGACGATGATGGCACTGGCACCATCACCCTTGTCGGTGAAGCGATGCTTCAGCAGCAAGGAGACGCCGGGCACGACGATGCTGCTGCTCACAAAgcgctcttcttcttcttcagcacACCTCCTTCGCCGAAGCTGGGCCCGGGGGGCAGCGACGGCCACCGCGACGACCGCCATTCGTGATGAGCAGGAGCTGATGCAGCGCCTGGATGAGGACGGGTGGGTGGACCGGCATCTTCTGCCGCTGCTCACCCCTGCGGAGGAGGCCTGGCAGCCGGCCGACCTGCTGCCCTCATTTTCCGCCTCTGCCGACGAGCAGCGGAGCCAGGTGGCGGAGCTCCAGGCCCGCGCGGCTGCCGTGCCCGACGACCTCCTTGTCTGCCTCGTCGGCAACATGATCACGGAGGAGGGGCTGCCCACCTACATGTCCATGGGCAACCGCGTGGCGGGCGCCAGCGACGCCACCGGCTGCGACGGCCACGCCTGGGCGCGGTGGCTGCGCGGCTGGACCGCCGAGGAGAACCGCCACGGCGACCTGCTCAACCGCTACCTCTACCTGTGCGGCCGCGTCGACATGCGGCAGGTGGAGAGGACGGTgcaccacctcctccgccgtGGCATGCGCGCCATTCCGCGGCCCTCCAGCCCCTACCACAGCCTCATCTACGGCGCCTTCCAGGAGCGCGCCACCTTCGTCTCCCACGCCCGCACCGCCGGGCGCGCCTCGCGCCACGGCGACGCCTGCCTCGCCAAGATCTGCGGCGTCATCGCGGCCGACGAGAGGCGCCACGAGGCCGGCTACACAAAAGCCTCCGCCAGGGCCTTTGAGACAGACCCGGACGGCATGGTGCGGGCGCTCGCAGCCGTGATGCGCGCCAAGGTCACCATGCCCGGCGAGCTCATGACCGACGGCCGCGACGAGCGCCTCTTCGATCACTTCTCGGCGGTTGCGCAGCGCTCAGGGGTGTACACGGCGGCGGACTACGGAGACATGGTGGAGCACTTCGTTCGCAGGTGGAAGGTTGCGGAGCTCGGCGCTGACCTgtccggcgaggggcggcgcgcgcaggACTACGTGTGCGGGCTGCCGCGCAAGGTACGCAGGATGGAGGAGCTGGCCCACGACCGCGCGGCCAAAATGGAGGCCCAGTCCGTTAGCTTCAGTTGGGTGTTCGATAGGCCCGTCCGTATCCGCTGA